The sequence TTCTGCAGGTACCCGCAGCGCCATGAAGCACCTGATTGACCTGGGGCATACCCGAATTGCCTTTATCCACGGGGATCAGGCTTCGGTGCAAAACGGCCTGCGTGCTGCGGCCTACCGGGAAGCCATGCAGGACAACGGCCTGCCCATTCCGCCCGGTTACATGCCCGAGGGCCACTTCCAGACGGAGGGCGGCATGCTGGCCGCCTGGGAGCTACTGAACCGACCTGACCCGCCCACCGCGATTTTCGCGGCCAACGACGACATGGCGGCTGGAGTCATCGAGGCCGCCCGGCAAAAGGGTCTGCGAGTTCCGGAAGACCTTTCCGTGGTGGGCTTCGACGATTTCGGTGCAGCGCAACTCTCGCCCCCCCTGACCACCGTCCGCCATCCCCTGTTCGAGCTTGGTCGCCAGGCCTCGCTGCTGCTGTGTGACCAGCTTGACGGTCTACGCGAGACGCAAAGCATCGAACTCCCCAGTGAATTGATCGTCCGTCAGTCCACCGCCCCACCGCCTAGACCGTAATTTTTCCATTTCCGCCTCTTCTCACCGGGCCAGCCTTCCGGTTGAGACCACCCCTCTATTGCCAGATTTTCGGGGAGGCTCCGTGACTGCCACACCACCAGCCGTTCAGAACACACAACTGTTCACCCAGCGCATTCAGGACGCCCTGACTATCACCCGTCAGAAGATGAGGGACTTTGATACGGTGTTCCCGGACGACACCAGCTCAGGCCAGGTGTATTCCCCGCGTGCTGAGCGAATGGTGCAGACCCGCACCGGCCCCAGGATGTCGCTGCTAGGGGAGAACGTGGGCTGGACGACGGGATTCTGGACGGGGCAGTTGTGGCTGGCATACGAATTGACAGGAGATCAGGCCTTTGCGGACGTCGCGGCCGGCCAACTCCCCAGCTTCGAGCGCCGACTGACCGAACGCATCGACGTGGATCACCACGACGTGGGATTCCTGTACACGCTTTCAGCCGTGGCCCAGACGCGGCTGACGGGCAGCGGGGAGGCGCGGGAGGTGGGACTGCGGGCGGCTGAACAGCTTCTGACGCGCTATCTGCCATCGGCGGGCATCTTGCAGGCGTGGGGCGAGCTGGACGACCCCGAGCAGCGCGGGCGCATCATCATCGACTGCCTGATGAACCTGCCACTGCTGTACTGGGCCAGCGCCCAGAGCGGCGAGACGCGCTACGCCGAGGCGGCGCGGCGGCACGCACACAATTCGCTCCGCACCGTTATCCGGCACGATTCGACCACCTTCCACACTTTTTTCTTCAACGCCGAAACGGGTGAACCCAGTCACGGGCGCACGTCCCAGGGTTCCGGTGACGATTCCTGCTGGTCACGCGGGCAGGCCTGGGGCATCTACGGGTTTGCGCTGTCCTACATGCTGACGCGCGACGAGGCTTTCCTGACGGCGGCGCGGCAACTGGCCGACTACTTTCTGGTCAACCTGCCGGAAGACGGGGTGGTGTACTGGGATTTTGCGTTCAGGGACGGGGACGGCGAGGAGAAGGACAGTTCTGCGGCGGCCATCGCCGTGTGCGGGTTACACGAACTGGCGAAGTGGCTGCCGGAAGCCGAGGCCCGGCCCTACCGGGACGCCGCGGCGGACATCCTGACTTCGCTTTGCCAGGCCTACGCCGCCACGCCCGGCGGTTCCTCGAATGCGCTACTGCTGCACGGGGTGTACGGCAAGCCCGGTGGGGACGGCGTGGACGAGGCGAATCTGTGGGGCGACTACTTCTACCTGGAAGCCCTGGTGCGCCACACGCGCGACTGGAGTCTGTTCTGGTGAACACCCTGTCCATGACCTCCCACGTGCCCGGCAGCGGGCCAGGCCGCGCCCTGAACACCCGGGCCGACGTGGCGGAGTTGCTTGCCGAGTGGCTCACGCCGCTGGCAAAGCACCTCAATCCAGGCGCGACGCGGGCCGGGCTGGGTGTGAATGCCGCCCATTACGGCCACGCGCTTGCGGGGCTGGAGGGCTACGCCCGCGCCCTCTGGGGGCTGGTTCCCTTGCTGGCCGGTGGGGGCAAAAGCGCCCTGGCCCAGCCGTGGCTTCAGGGCCTCAGGAACGGAACGAACCCCCACCACCCCGGTTACTGGGGCGTACCGGGCGACTCCTCGCAGGCGCTGGTGGAAATGCCAGCCATCGCGCTGGCGGCTGCGTTGGCTCCCGACTTCTTCTGGACGCCGCTGAGCCAACAGGAGCAAGGCAACCTGACCCGCTGGCTTCTGGCGATCAACGACCGCGCCCTGGTGGACAACAACTGGCTGTACTTCCGGGTGATCGTGAACGCCGCCCTGGCCCGCCTGGGAGAACCGCACGACCCGCAAGCGGTCAGGCAGGCTCTGGATCGCGTTCAGGAGTTCGCCCTGGGCAACGGCTGGTTCAGTGACGGGGAGGTCAATGCCGACCAGAATCAGGTGGATTACTACGTGCCGTTCGGCTTTCACTTCTACGGACTGCTGTACGCGGCGCTGAGCCACACGCCGGAAGGGGAACGGGAAACGCGGCTGCGGCAACAGGCCCGCGCCTTTGCGCCACAGTTCCGCGAATGGTTCGCCCGCAGTGGGGCGGCCCTGCCGTTTGGGCGCAGCCTCACTTACCGTTTCGCGCAGGGGGCCTTCTGGGGCGCGGCGGCCTTCGCGGGCGAGGAGGTGCTGCCCTGGGGCGAAGTCAAGCACCTGTGGTTCCAGCACCTTCGCTGGTGGGCGGCCCAGCCCATGTTCACGCCGGATGGCCTGCTCAGTACCGGGTACGGCTACCCCAGTCTCAACCTCAGCGAGCAGTACAACAGCCCGGCCTCGCCGTACTGGGCCTTCAAGTTCTTCCTGCCGCTGGCCCTGCCGGACACCCACCCGTTCTGGCAGGCGCGGGAGGCTGCGCCGCCCTTCACCACGGGCGTCTTCACGCAGCCCGAACCTGGCATGCTGCTGTGCCGCGATGACGCCGACGATCACGTGTTCGCCCTGTCGGGGCGTCAGCACCGCCTGTGGGTGCGCCACGGGGCGGAGAAATACAGCAAATTCGCCTACTCCACCCACTTCGGTTTCAGCGTTCCGGGCGGCGCGGTCGGCGAGGAACACGCGGCCCCCGACAGCATGCTGCTGCTCTCCGAGGACGGGCAGCACTGGCGCGGGCGCGAGGGAGCGGCACACGCGGAGGTCAGCGAGCAGGAAGTCACCCTGACCTGGCAGCCTTTCCCAGACGTGACCGTTCGCACGCGCCTGATTCCCCACCTGCCCGGCCACCTGCGCCTTCACGACATCACGACTGGACGCCCGTTGCACGTCCTGGAAGGCGGCTGGCCGCTGGGCGCACGGGACGACTGGCAGCAGGAACACCTCGCGCCGCACGACCTGCTACTGAGCAGTGAGGAAGGGTACTCGCGCATCGCTGACCTCGTCGGGCAGCGCCCCGCCACCTTCTTCAAACCCGACCCGAACACCAACGTGCTGCACCCCCGCACCGCCGTGCCCACGCTGCGCTGCGAACTGCCTGCCGGACAGCATCGCCTGGGCTGCTTCGTGCTGGGCCGACGCCAGCAGGATGACATGCGCCAAACCGTTCCCGTCCGCCCCTCCAGCCTCCGCCCGTCACTTTCCGCTGCTCTGCAAGGAGAACATACACCATGACCCTGTCCCCCGGCCCCCCCACCACGCCCACGACCTACCGGAAGCCGAAACGTTCCTTCTGGCGCACGGCACGCGACCAGTATCAGTTGTACCTGATGCTGCTGCCCTTTGCCGTGATGGTGTTCGTGTTCCAGTACCTGCCCATCTGGGGCTGGATCACCGCGTTTCAGAAGTACCGCCCCGGTCGCCCGCTGTGGGAGCAGCAGTGGGTGGGACTCGATAATTTCGTGAAGCTCTTTCAGGACGAGCGGTTCTACCTGGCCCTGAAAAACACCCTGGCCATGAGCCTGCTGACCTTCGTGCTGGGCTTCGCCGTGCCCATCGCCTTCGCGCTGCTGCTCAACGAGTTGCGCTCGGTGCTGTTCAAGCGCACGGTGCAGACCATCAGTTACCT is a genomic window of Deinococcus reticulitermitis containing:
- a CDS encoding LacI family DNA-binding transcriptional regulator, yielding MASPTINDIAERAGVSPMTVSHALRQTGRISESTRKRVLQIAAELNYVANTSARQLKGARTNVIGMLVIDVTLPYYATIAQGVGFGASERRRDFLMFSTLGMDCEKEQKRVAQFSSGLVDGLILISRHSSLELLRRTQKLGCRVVLINEFEEDTGLSIVNAENSAGTRSAMKHLIDLGHTRIAFIHGDQASVQNGLRAAAYREAMQDNGLPIPPGYMPEGHFQTEGGMLAAWELLNRPDPPTAIFAANDDMAAGVIEAARQKGLRVPEDLSVVGFDDFGAAQLSPPLTTVRHPLFELGRQASLLLCDQLDGLRETQSIELPSELIVRQSTAPPPRP
- a CDS encoding glycoside hydrolase family 88 protein, with the protein product MTATPPAVQNTQLFTQRIQDALTITRQKMRDFDTVFPDDTSSGQVYSPRAERMVQTRTGPRMSLLGENVGWTTGFWTGQLWLAYELTGDQAFADVAAGQLPSFERRLTERIDVDHHDVGFLYTLSAVAQTRLTGSGEAREVGLRAAEQLLTRYLPSAGILQAWGELDDPEQRGRIIIDCLMNLPLLYWASAQSGETRYAEAARRHAHNSLRTVIRHDSTTFHTFFFNAETGEPSHGRTSQGSGDDSCWSRGQAWGIYGFALSYMLTRDEAFLTAARQLADYFLVNLPEDGVVYWDFAFRDGDGEEKDSSAAAIAVCGLHELAKWLPEAEARPYRDAAADILTSLCQAYAATPGGSSNALLLHGVYGKPGGDGVDEANLWGDYFYLEALVRHTRDWSLFW
- a CDS encoding DUF2264 domain-containing protein, coding for MNTLSMTSHVPGSGPGRALNTRADVAELLAEWLTPLAKHLNPGATRAGLGVNAAHYGHALAGLEGYARALWGLVPLLAGGGKSALAQPWLQGLRNGTNPHHPGYWGVPGDSSQALVEMPAIALAAALAPDFFWTPLSQQEQGNLTRWLLAINDRALVDNNWLYFRVIVNAALARLGEPHDPQAVRQALDRVQEFALGNGWFSDGEVNADQNQVDYYVPFGFHFYGLLYAALSHTPEGERETRLRQQARAFAPQFREWFARSGAALPFGRSLTYRFAQGAFWGAAAFAGEEVLPWGEVKHLWFQHLRWWAAQPMFTPDGLLSTGYGYPSLNLSEQYNSPASPYWAFKFFLPLALPDTHPFWQAREAAPPFTTGVFTQPEPGMLLCRDDADDHVFALSGRQHRLWVRHGAEKYSKFAYSTHFGFSVPGGAVGEEHAAPDSMLLLSEDGQHWRGREGAAHAEVSEQEVTLTWQPFPDVTVRTRLIPHLPGHLRLHDITTGRPLHVLEGGWPLGARDDWQQEHLAPHDLLLSSEEGYSRIADLVGQRPATFFKPDPNTNVLHPRTAVPTLRCELPAGQHRLGCFVLGRRQQDDMRQTVPVRPSSLRPSLSAALQGEHTP